In a single window of the Ignavibacteria bacterium genome:
- a CDS encoding CoA activase, producing the protein MTNQNNNKGNSPLYIGFDVGSTTVKAVVMDIDTDKILWSDYQRHDTKQPEKSLELLKAIEDKIGKDALEGARIFITGSGGSNIGRFLGAKFVQEVNAVSLAVEKFYPKTLSVIELGGQDAKIIVFKEDPETGKKKKIPSMNDKCAGGTGAVIDKINAKLKIPAAELCNMGYYGLKLHPVAGKCGVFAETDINGLQKSGVPADELMASLFESIIQQNMSVLTRGHTLKPEVLLLGGPNCYIKGMMDCWRANIPKMWDERNVPYDKSVPIEELIRVPDNAQYFAAIGAIEYGKEEEPEIGRYKGYADLEYYINVGRAEEKKKLMKLSGGGGLYKDDAELDTFKEKYKIPKFTPATFKPGEVIRGFIGLDGGSTSTKAALISLDKQVLVKAYQLSKGNPIEDTVDILQKIHDQVKEQGATLEILGIGTTGYAKDILKDVLHGDVALVETVAHTQAALHFYPDTDVIVDVGGQDIKLIILDQGRVTDFKLNTQCSAGNGYFLQSTAQGFGYAVEDFADVAFSAKQYPTFGYGCAVFMQSDIVDFQRQGWKPEEIMAGLANVLPKNIWLYVSQIPNLAKLGENFVLQGGTQHNLAAVKTQVDFITERFKGSGIEPNVFVHKHTGEAGAIGCGIEAARLYDNGMRTQFIGLDKVAKIVFKTTRNESTRCYFCKNKCLRTFIDVATDEKAIPFVKDESIQLPKEKIVNPDSKVPLVDGTQRLIIATCEKGTVEDLSSMKDIKKGLDAIKDITPNLVEHAAVEVWKSQEPKKVMDEIPVLSKIEELKMKFDKKAKEEFDKRVELMKNRNKVVIAIPRVLNMYAHTPFFTGYFEALGINPGNIIYSEYTSEELYKEGAKRGAIDPCFPSKVGIPHLHNLIYKIHKKKKIDYIFLPIVDTIPSDLIYAQQHHACPTVTATAEAAKAAFIKESDIFKDNGIEYVNTYLYMTEKKLCAKQMFDEWAPKLGLSKEENDRAIDEAYAALDKYTNNMRSHARKALEQLEKDNKIGIVVLARPYHNDPGMNHEILEEFQKLGYPVFNQDSLPTDEDILERLFGDEVKAGLIKGGMDVGDVWKNSYSENTTRKVWAAKYTARHPNLVALELSSFKCGHDAPIYSVVEEIVSNSGTPYFSFKDIDENKPTGSIKIRVETIHYFLKRYREDMIAKEKKILTIQEKMKEFEEKIRKQYELQEKLDVIHKQQGTGKYHNGSLNSNAIEIDLSKVKPAEKSTSNGNVSSKTEVKETVEA; encoded by the coding sequence ATGACAAATCAAAATAATAATAAAGGTAACTCTCCGCTGTATATCGGTTTTGATGTCGGTTCAACAACTGTTAAAGCTGTTGTAATGGATATTGATACTGATAAGATACTTTGGTCTGATTACCAGCGCCATGATACCAAACAGCCTGAAAAATCTCTGGAGCTGCTTAAGGCAATAGAAGATAAGATTGGCAAAGATGCCCTGGAAGGCGCAAGAATTTTCATAACGGGTTCAGGCGGAAGCAATATCGGAAGGTTCCTCGGCGCGAAATTCGTACAGGAAGTGAACGCAGTATCACTTGCGGTGGAAAAGTTCTACCCCAAGACACTTTCTGTAATTGAATTAGGCGGCCAGGATGCGAAGATAATTGTTTTCAAAGAAGATCCTGAAACCGGCAAGAAGAAAAAAATTCCTTCTATGAACGATAAATGTGCCGGCGGTACTGGCGCTGTTATCGATAAGATAAATGCTAAACTAAAAATACCGGCAGCGGAGCTGTGCAATATGGGTTACTATGGACTTAAGCTCCACCCTGTTGCAGGTAAATGCGGTGTATTTGCTGAAACTGATATTAACGGCCTTCAGAAGTCCGGCGTTCCCGCCGATGAGCTTATGGCAAGCCTGTTTGAATCAATCATTCAGCAGAATATGTCCGTATTAACCCGCGGTCATACATTAAAGCCTGAAGTATTACTGCTGGGTGGTCCCAACTGTTATATTAAGGGAATGATGGACTGCTGGAGGGCTAACATTCCTAAAATGTGGGATGAAAGAAATGTACCGTATGATAAATCAGTACCTATTGAAGAGCTGATCAGGGTTCCCGATAACGCTCAGTATTTTGCTGCTATAGGTGCAATTGAGTACGGCAAGGAAGAAGAACCTGAAATTGGCAGGTATAAAGGCTATGCTGACCTTGAATATTACATTAATGTTGGCAGAGCTGAAGAAAAGAAAAAACTGATGAAGCTCTCAGGCGGCGGCGGTCTTTATAAAGATGATGCTGAGCTTGATACTTTTAAGGAAAAATATAAAATTCCCAAATTCACACCCGCTACATTTAAGCCTGGCGAAGTTATAAGAGGGTTTATTGGACTTGATGGTGGCTCAACTTCAACCAAAGCTGCGCTTATCTCACTTGATAAGCAGGTGCTTGTTAAAGCTTACCAGCTTTCAAAAGGTAACCCGATTGAAGATACTGTTGATATTTTGCAGAAAATTCATGACCAGGTTAAAGAACAGGGTGCAACCCTTGAAATACTTGGTATTGGTACAACCGGTTATGCAAAAGATATATTAAAAGATGTACTGCACGGTGATGTAGCGCTTGTTGAAACTGTTGCTCATACACAGGCAGCGCTTCATTTCTACCCTGATACTGATGTGATTGTTGATGTTGGCGGCCAGGATATTAAGTTAATTATATTGGACCAGGGGCGTGTAACTGATTTTAAGCTGAACACTCAATGCTCAGCAGGTAACGGTTATTTCCTCCAGTCAACAGCACAGGGATTCGGTTATGCAGTTGAGGATTTTGCTGATGTAGCATTTTCGGCAAAACAATATCCTACCTTCGGTTACGGCTGCGCCGTTTTCATGCAGTCTGATATCGTTGATTTCCAGAGGCAGGGCTGGAAACCTGAAGAAATCATGGCGGGCCTTGCGAACGTATTGCCAAAAAACATATGGCTGTATGTATCGCAGATACCGAATCTTGCAAAGCTTGGCGAAAACTTTGTGCTGCAGGGCGGTACTCAGCATAATCTTGCAGCTGTAAAAACACAGGTTGATTTCATTACCGAAAGATTCAAAGGCAGCGGAATTGAACCGAATGTGTTTGTACACAAACACACAGGCGAAGCCGGTGCTATTGGCTGCGGTATTGAAGCTGCAAGGCTTTATGATAACGGTATGCGGACCCAGTTTATTGGACTTGATAAGGTTGCGAAAATTGTATTCAAAACCACAAGGAATGAATCTACTCGCTGTTATTTCTGCAAGAATAAATGCCTCAGAACATTTATTGATGTAGCAACAGATGAAAAGGCTATTCCTTTTGTAAAAGATGAATCAATTCAGCTTCCCAAAGAAAAAATTGTCAACCCTGATTCAAAGGTCCCTTTGGTTGATGGTACTCAAAGGCTCATTATCGCAACATGCGAAAAAGGCACCGTTGAAGACCTTAGCTCAATGAAGGATATCAAAAAAGGGTTGGACGCGATAAAGGATATTACTCCTAACCTGGTTGAGCATGCTGCTGTTGAAGTATGGAAATCCCAGGAACCTAAGAAAGTAATGGATGAAATTCCTGTGCTTTCAAAGATCGAAGAGCTGAAAATGAAATTCGATAAAAAGGCTAAGGAAGAATTCGATAAACGCGTAGAACTGATGAAAAACAGGAATAAGGTTGTAATTGCTATTCCAAGAGTGCTGAATATGTACGCTCACACTCCGTTTTTCACAGGATATTTTGAAGCTTTAGGTATTAATCCGGGTAATATAATATATTCTGAATACACTAGTGAGGAATTATACAAAGAGGGCGCAAAGCGCGGCGCAATTGATCCGTGTTTCCCTTCAAAAGTAGGTATTCCGCATTTACACAACTTAATTTATAAAATTCACAAAAAGAAGAAGATCGATTACATCTTCCTCCCTATTGTGGATACTATTCCATCAGACCTGATATACGCACAGCAGCATCATGCATGTCCAACAGTTACAGCTACCGCAGAAGCTGCGAAAGCTGCTTTCATTAAGGAAAGCGACATCTTTAAGGATAACGGTATTGAGTATGTAAATACATATTTGTATATGACCGAAAAGAAGCTTTGCGCAAAACAGATGTTCGATGAATGGGCTCCGAAGCTTGGCTTAAGCAAGGAAGAGAACGACAGGGCTATTGATGAAGCATACGCTGCCCTGGATAAATATACAAACAATATGAGAAGCCATGCGCGCAAAGCGCTTGAGCAGCTTGAAAAGGATAACAAGATAGGAATAGTTGTTCTTGCAAGGCCTTATCATAATGATCCCGGTATGAATCACGAGATACTCGAGGAATTCCAGAAACTCGGTTACCCTGTCTTCAACCAGGATTCACTTCCAACAGATGAAGATATACTCGAAAGGCTGTTTGGCGATGAGGTGAAAGCCGGGTTAATAAAAGGCGGTATGGATGTTGGTGATGTATGGAAAAATTCATACAGTGAAAACACAACCCGTAAGGTATGGGCTGCAAAATATACTGCCCGCCATCCTAATCTGGTTGCGCTGGAGCTTTCTTCATTCAAATGCGGCCATGATGCACCTATTTATTCAGTCGTTGAAGAAATAGTTTCAAACAGCGGAACGCCGTACTTCTCATTCAAAGATATTGACGAGAACAAACCGACAGGCTCAATTAAGATACGTGTAGAGACTATTCATTACTTCCTGAAACGCTACAGGGAAGATATGATAGCCAAGGAAAAGAAAATACTTACAATTCAAGAAAAGATGAAAGAATTTGAAGAAAAGATAAGGAAACAGTATGAATTACAGGAAAAACTTGATGTTATTCATAAACAGCAGGGTACCGGCAAATATCATAACGGCAGTCTTAATTCCAATGCTATTGAAATCGATCTCAGCAAGGTAAAACCGGCTGAAAAATCAACTTCAAACGGCAATGTGAGTTCAAAAACTGAGGTTAAAGAAACTGTAGAAGCTTAA
- a CDS encoding activator of (R)-2-hydroxyglutaryl-CoA dehydratase, whose translation MRLEKEYGVEATRIDHFKRPLENTFTKDQRANTTILFGGLTWKHEKLIKGVLQGLGYKASEIPTPSKKAFQLGKEYGNNGQCNPTYFTVGNLVEYLQNLEKSGLTKEQIINDYVFFTAGACGPCRFGMYEAEYRLALRNSGFEGFRVLIFQQTGGLEQEEMEAGLEMNLDFFLGILNAMNIGDILNDVAYQIRPYEVNPGETDKVLEECMDMMYERMKGKRYFDFNSKMGSFLSKLPGSNYVQRFVDQVMSDYYIETLTEIQAKFNEVKVDRTRVKPICKVTGEFWAQTTEGDGNFNMFPFLEREGAQLLVEPIATWILYMLHQAKNMYHDRKGIKEGEEEPKSFQVLKKLKNLTDYKKTVTILSIAESVFDREYNRIRKVFKGMPHELANQLEMQRLGHPFYNSRVEGGEGHLEIAKNIYYVNKDLCHMVLSLKPFGCMPSTQSDGVQSAVTSMFKDMIFIPIETSGEGDVNAHSRVQMALGEAKAKAKLEFKKCLDETGYTLEEIKAYVEANDDLQRPFYHFGHKKGVIGVAANFVLHVSDRMKKDGIKPVAAKTEAVKA comes from the coding sequence ATGAGGCTTGAAAAGGAATACGGCGTTGAAGCAACACGTATAGATCATTTTAAAAGACCGCTGGAAAACACTTTTACAAAAGATCAGCGCGCCAATACTACAATTTTATTCGGCGGGTTAACATGGAAACATGAAAAGCTTATAAAAGGTGTTCTCCAGGGTTTGGGTTACAAAGCCAGTGAAATTCCAACCCCAAGCAAAAAAGCCTTCCAGTTAGGCAAGGAATACGGCAATAATGGCCAGTGCAATCCTACTTACTTCACAGTTGGTAACCTTGTGGAATACCTCCAGAACCTGGAGAAATCAGGGTTAACCAAGGAACAGATCATTAATGATTATGTATTTTTCACCGCAGGCGCATGCGGCCCATGCCGCTTTGGTATGTATGAAGCTGAATACCGCCTTGCATTGCGTAATTCAGGCTTCGAAGGCTTCAGGGTGCTTATATTCCAGCAGACAGGCGGCCTTGAGCAGGAAGAAATGGAAGCAGGACTTGAAATGAACCTGGACTTCTTCCTCGGAATACTTAATGCTATGAATATCGGCGATATCTTAAACGATGTTGCTTACCAGATAAGACCATACGAAGTTAATCCAGGTGAAACCGATAAAGTGCTTGAAGAATGCATGGATATGATGTATGAAAGAATGAAAGGCAAAAGATATTTTGACTTTAATTCAAAAATGGGATCATTTTTAAGCAAGCTTCCGGGCTCAAACTACGTTCAGCGTTTTGTTGACCAGGTAATGAGCGACTATTACATTGAAACTCTCACTGAGATCCAGGCGAAGTTCAATGAAGTTAAAGTTGACAGAACAAGAGTTAAGCCGATATGTAAAGTTACAGGTGAATTCTGGGCGCAGACTACCGAAGGTGACGGAAACTTCAATATGTTCCCCTTCCTCGAAAGAGAAGGCGCGCAGCTTTTGGTTGAGCCTATTGCTACATGGATACTTTATATGCTTCACCAGGCTAAGAATATGTACCATGACAGAAAAGGAATTAAAGAAGGTGAAGAAGAGCCGAAATCATTCCAGGTACTGAAAAAACTGAAGAACCTGACAGATTATAAAAAGACAGTTACAATTCTTTCGATCGCTGAAAGCGTTTTTGACCGTGAATACAACAGAATAAGAAAAGTATTCAAAGGCATGCCGCATGAGCTGGCAAACCAGCTTGAAATGCAGAGACTGGGCCACCCGTTCTACAATTCAAGAGTAGAAGGCGGCGAGGGTCACCTTGAAATAGCAAAGAACATTTACTACGTAAACAAAGATCTTTGCCATATGGTGCTTTCACTTAAGCCATTCGGCTGTATGCCTTCAACACAGTCAGATGGTGTTCAGTCAGCGGTTACTTCAATGTTCAAGGATATGATATTTATCCCGATCGAAACATCAGGCGAAGGCGATGTAAACGCTCATTCAAGAGTGCAGATGGCTCTTGGCGAAGCAAAAGCGAAAGCCAAGCTTGAATTCAAAAAATGTCTTGATGAAACAGGATATACACTTGAAGAGATCAAAGCTTACGTTGAAGCAAACGATGATCTGCAGAGGCCGTTCTATCATTTCGGACACAAAAAAGGCGTAATTGGTGTAGCTGCTAATTTCGTACTTCATGTTTCGGATAGAATGAAGAAAGACGGAATAAAACCTGTTGCAGCAAAAACTGAAGCGGTTAAAGCTTAA
- a CDS encoding oleate hydratase: protein MSNSVTVNKSAAVIGGGLAGLSTAVFLAQKGFRVTLIEASPKFGGRVYSFFDKTSGLTIDNGQHILASWYKNTFEYLKLIGTYEKLSFQKQLEVIFADVNRAQYSLKASKLPPPLHLAGGIMGYKALGLSDKLSIVKLVNGIKKNRYPKAELLNMNTDELFQLSSQTDKATRYFWKPFIIAVFNAEPENTSASMFCDMIKLGFIEKGGSELVLPKGFLSDIFIKPAVEYLERNGSKVITNNRISEIKINNNTVSEIILEDNTAVKTDFYVSAVPFFNFKNLLSETDHKKYFKGIEELTSSPIVNIHLKFDSDISGILKTDFAGLLNTTSQWVFRVTNDQVCVVISSAAAAAEMNKDELAELAVNELNQCLPEFKKLKVTASRVLKEMRATFIPDKNSLRRRPDCITDVSNLFLAGDWTNTGLPATIEGAVKSGKTAANEILKLI, encoded by the coding sequence TTGAGTAATAGTGTTACAGTTAACAAAAGTGCAGCAGTAATTGGCGGCGGCCTGGCGGGACTCTCAACAGCCGTTTTCCTGGCACAAAAAGGTTTTAGGGTCACTTTAATAGAAGCCTCCCCTAAGTTTGGAGGCAGGGTTTATTCGTTCTTTGATAAAACATCAGGCTTAACAATTGATAACGGGCAGCATATACTTGCAAGCTGGTATAAAAATACGTTTGAATACCTGAAACTGATCGGTACCTATGAAAAATTAAGCTTTCAGAAGCAGCTTGAAGTAATATTTGCTGATGTTAACAGGGCTCAGTACTCACTTAAAGCTTCAAAGCTCCCTCCCCCGCTGCATCTTGCGGGCGGAATAATGGGATATAAAGCCCTTGGCTTAAGTGATAAGCTTTCCATTGTGAAGCTTGTTAACGGGATAAAAAAGAATCGCTATCCGAAAGCTGAGCTTTTGAACATGAATACAGATGAGCTTTTCCAATTGAGCTCACAAACTGATAAGGCTACAAGATACTTCTGGAAACCGTTCATCATTGCGGTTTTTAATGCAGAGCCTGAAAATACTTCGGCAAGTATGTTCTGTGATATGATAAAGCTGGGTTTTATAGAAAAAGGCGGTTCTGAGCTTGTTCTGCCAAAAGGTTTTTTGAGTGATATCTTTATCAAACCGGCTGTTGAATACCTGGAACGAAATGGTTCTAAAGTAATCACCAATAACAGAATAAGTGAAATTAAGATTAACAATAATACTGTAAGTGAAATAATACTTGAAGATAACACCGCTGTTAAAACCGATTTTTATGTAAGTGCTGTACCGTTCTTTAATTTTAAAAATCTTTTAAGCGAAACAGATCACAAAAAGTATTTTAAAGGGATAGAGGAATTAACTTCCTCACCAATTGTCAATATTCACCTGAAATTTGATAGTGATATCAGCGGTATTCTGAAAACTGATTTTGCGGGACTGCTGAACACAACATCACAATGGGTATTCAGGGTCACAAATGACCAGGTTTGCGTGGTGATAAGCAGCGCAGCCGCTGCCGCAGAAATGAACAAGGATGAACTGGCAGAGCTTGCAGTAAATGAATTAAATCAATGCCTTCCGGAATTCAAAAAGCTGAAAGTTACAGCTTCCCGGGTCTTAAAGGAAATGCGGGCAACATTCATACCTGATAAGAATTCATTACGCCGGAGGCCTGACTGCATAACAGATGTTTCAAACCTGTTTTTGGCAGGTGACTGGACAAATACAGGGCTTCCCGCAACAATTGAAGGAGCTGTTAAAAGCGGAAAAACCGCAGCAAACGAAATATTGAAGCTGATTTAA
- a CDS encoding squalene/phytoene synthase family protein — MSTEHIEITQSSKTNFLYSFSLLPKEKYEAINTVYAFCRQTDDIVDNEDDSTELKFRKIREWKNEFEKALKGSSSYALLNQVTKIIRNFNIPVEPFFELIKGMEADLQVSRYKDFNTLYQYCFRAAATVGLMCIEIFGYKTQSAKEYAVNLGIALQLTNILRDIKFDALNGRIYLPEEDMKKFGYTEDDLMNFRYNDSFVELMKFECKRAREYFEKANNAFAKEDRKQLFPARIMQKIYFNILQKIEKMNYNVFSKKAKVSKLKKLYYTFGVFVKYKIAY, encoded by the coding sequence TTGTCAACAGAACATATTGAAATAACGCAATCAAGCAAAACGAACTTCCTTTATTCGTTCTCGCTGCTGCCTAAGGAAAAGTATGAGGCCATAAACACGGTTTATGCTTTTTGCAGGCAGACTGATGATATTGTTGATAATGAAGATGATTCAACCGAGCTTAAGTTCCGCAAAATACGGGAATGGAAAAATGAGTTTGAAAAAGCGCTCAAAGGCTCTTCAAGCTATGCATTGCTGAACCAGGTCACAAAAATAATCAGGAATTTCAATATTCCTGTTGAGCCTTTCTTTGAGCTTATTAAAGGTATGGAAGCTGACCTGCAGGTTTCGCGTTATAAGGATTTTAACACCTTATACCAGTATTGCTTCAGAGCAGCTGCCACAGTTGGGCTTATGTGCATAGAAATTTTCGGCTACAAAACACAAAGCGCAAAGGAATACGCGGTGAATCTTGGTATTGCACTGCAGCTTACCAATATTTTAAGAGATATAAAATTCGACGCTTTGAACGGCAGGATATACCTTCCTGAAGAAGATATGAAGAAGTTCGGTTACACCGAAGATGACCTGATGAACTTCAGGTATAATGATTCATTTGTGGAGCTGATGAAGTTTGAATGTAAACGCGCACGCGAATACTTCGAAAAAGCCAATAACGCTTTCGCGAAGGAAGACCGCAAACAGCTTTTCCCCGCGCGCATAATGCAGAAGATATATTTTAACATTCTCCAGAAGATCGAAAAAATGAATTACAATGTGTTCAGTAAAAAAGCTAAGGTTTCAAAACTGAAAAAATTATATTATACATTCGGGGTTTTTGTTAAGTATAAAATAGCATATTGA
- the hpnC gene encoding squalene synthase HpnC, translating to MKNSGTADRVITVNKDELFNSSFKYCEDIAKSHYENFPVASLLLPKEKRKYVYAIYAFARAADDFADEEGIEGGSPKRLALLDEWNEKLKDCYNGKAYDPIFIALGKTVEDCRIPIKPLEDLLSAFRQDVVKSSYSTFDEVLDYCKRSADPVGRLVLMIFGCHDEEFFKYSDKICTALQLTNFWQDVEVDLRKDRIYLPEEDINKFGYSYRQLEMKQDNGYFRKLMEHEVEKTMALFDEGRKLIEMTEKNSETRRLSKELKLTWLGGTTILNKIKEINYNVLNQRPRISGLDKIKIFLSSRF from the coding sequence ATGAAAAACAGCGGCACAGCAGATAGAGTCATTACGGTCAATAAGGATGAGCTGTTCAATAGTTCTTTTAAATACTGCGAAGATATCGCAAAAAGTCACTACGAAAATTTTCCTGTAGCATCACTGCTGCTGCCTAAGGAAAAGCGCAAATATGTTTACGCTATTTACGCTTTTGCCAGGGCCGCAGATGATTTTGCTGACGAAGAAGGAATTGAAGGCGGCAGCCCAAAAAGGCTGGCACTGCTGGATGAGTGGAACGAAAAGCTGAAGGATTGTTACAACGGCAAGGCTTATGACCCCATCTTCATAGCGCTTGGCAAAACAGTTGAAGATTGCAGAATACCAATAAAACCGCTCGAGGATCTCCTCAGCGCTTTCAGGCAGGATGTAGTTAAAAGCAGTTACAGCACGTTTGATGAAGTTCTGGATTACTGCAAACGCTCTGCAGACCCCGTTGGCAGGCTTGTGTTAATGATCTTCGGCTGCCATGATGAGGAGTTCTTTAAATATTCAGATAAAATTTGCACTGCACTGCAGTTAACGAACTTCTGGCAGGATGTTGAAGTTGACTTAAGGAAAGACCGAATATACCTGCCCGAAGAAGATATAAATAAGTTCGGGTATTCATACCGGCAGCTTGAAATGAAGCAGGATAACGGATATTTCAGGAAACTGATGGAGCATGAAGTTGAAAAAACAATGGCGTTGTTTGATGAAGGCAGGAAGCTTATAGAAATGACTGAAAAAAACTCAGAGACAAGAAGGCTTTCAAAGGAATTAAAATTAACATGGCTTGGCGGAACAACAATTTTAAATAAGATCAAAGAAATTAACTATAACGTTTTAAATCAAAGACCCAGGATTTCAGGGTTAGATAAAATAAAGATATTTTTAAGCTCACGATTTTAA